In Bacillus sp. KH172YL63, one genomic interval encodes:
- a CDS encoding penicillin-binding protein, whose translation MKKRPSMNIGAAILFGIFGLLFFVLMVRFVTIQVTGEAEGQVLASQAAKKYIKSNILEAHRGTIYDGKGEVIAEDTSAYTLVAILDPSVTSDPKKPKHVTDPRKTAGTLAKFLDMNESEIYERLNKDGAYQVEFGSAGRDLSHQMMLEIREENLPGITFRKEAKRFYPNGSFASHLIGFAQKVTSKDGDSTTVGKMGVEASFNDVLKGKDGSVSYKSDVWGYLLPNADEHVTPPEDGDDIYLTIDKKIQTFLEEAMNEVDKKYKPKKMFAIVSDPKTGKILAMSQRPTFHPDSRVGLLDNWTNIIVEDTYEPGSTMKSFSLAAAVNEGKFNPNELYQSGKYYVENVPNPIRDHNAGVGWGTISYLEGVQRSSNVAFANLLDKIGFKQYETYLHAFGFGERTNVGLPNEASGSILYHYPIEKYTTIFGQGTTVTPLQMIQAESAIANDGKMMKPYVISKIVDPNTKKVIKETKPEVSGSPITKETAKKTREYLETTVTAENGTGTRFAIEGYRVGGKSGSGQIPDPENGQYMRGKENYLFSFMGMAPIDDPQLIVYVGVQQPELEDIEIGSDPVSAIFRPVMQNSLKYLNIKPQEDVSLKKQSLPDTQDLTVEEAKKTLEQAGVSPVVVGNGSIVVKQLPQAGSDLLEGERVIIRTDGDITLPDMKGWSVRDVFKVANLAGLKINMVGNGYAVSQNIQPGVKVKKDEPLVVNFKTPEEASAPKEEEDAPLN comes from the coding sequence ATGAAAAAGAGACCAAGTATGAACATAGGGGCAGCCATCCTTTTCGGGATTTTCGGCTTGCTCTTTTTTGTATTAATGGTTCGCTTCGTCACAATTCAGGTCACAGGGGAAGCTGAGGGTCAGGTACTGGCTTCCCAGGCTGCCAAGAAATATATTAAAAGTAATATACTTGAGGCTCACAGAGGAACGATCTATGACGGGAAGGGTGAAGTCATAGCAGAGGATACATCTGCTTATACGCTGGTGGCGATCTTGGATCCGAGTGTCACAAGCGATCCGAAAAAGCCGAAACATGTGACAGATCCCCGCAAAACGGCCGGCACACTGGCAAAATTCCTTGATATGAACGAGAGTGAAATCTATGAACGTTTGAATAAAGACGGTGCCTATCAAGTGGAATTCGGTTCTGCCGGGCGGGATTTATCTCATCAGATGATGCTTGAAATAAGAGAAGAAAATCTGCCGGGCATCACTTTCAGAAAAGAAGCGAAGCGTTTCTATCCGAATGGTTCTTTCGCTTCCCATCTGATTGGCTTTGCTCAAAAGGTGACCTCAAAAGATGGAGACTCTACGACTGTAGGAAAGATGGGTGTAGAAGCAAGCTTTAATGATGTATTAAAAGGAAAAGATGGTTCCGTTTCCTATAAAAGCGATGTGTGGGGGTATCTGCTTCCGAATGCAGATGAACACGTCACCCCGCCGGAAGACGGCGACGACATCTATTTGACGATTGATAAGAAAATCCAGACATTCCTTGAAGAAGCGATGAATGAAGTCGACAAAAAGTACAAGCCGAAGAAAATGTTTGCGATCGTATCTGATCCGAAAACAGGCAAAATCCTTGCCATGTCACAAAGACCTACCTTCCATCCGGACTCCAGGGTCGGATTATTGGATAACTGGACGAATATCATTGTAGAAGACACCTATGAGCCGGGTTCGACGATGAAGTCATTTTCTCTCGCAGCTGCGGTGAATGAAGGGAAATTCAACCCCAATGAATTGTATCAGTCAGGTAAGTATTATGTAGAAAATGTGCCTAACCCGATTCGTGATCATAATGCAGGAGTGGGCTGGGGGACTATTTCATATCTTGAAGGTGTCCAGAGATCTTCCAATGTGGCATTTGCGAACCTGCTTGATAAGATAGGCTTCAAGCAATATGAAACATACCTCCATGCCTTTGGTTTTGGTGAGCGGACAAATGTAGGATTGCCGAATGAAGCGAGCGGTTCGATCCTTTATCATTATCCGATTGAGAAATATACGACCATTTTCGGTCAAGGGACCACCGTGACTCCGCTCCAAATGATCCAGGCAGAGTCAGCGATCGCCAATGACGGAAAGATGATGAAACCTTACGTCATCTCCAAGATTGTCGATCCAAACACGAAAAAAGTGATCAAAGAGACAAAGCCGGAAGTATCAGGGAGCCCGATTACGAAAGAAACGGCCAAGAAGACAAGGGAATACCTTGAAACGACCGTTACAGCAGAAAATGGAACCGGTACGAGGTTTGCAATCGAAGGCTATCGGGTCGGCGGGAAATCCGGATCAGGTCAAATACCTGATCCGGAAAACGGTCAATATATGAGAGGGAAGGAAAATTACCTGTTCTCATTCATGGGCATGGCGCCGATTGACGACCCTCAACTGATTGTATATGTCGGGGTGCAGCAGCCTGAATTGGAAGATATCGAGATAGGATCGGATCCAGTTTCAGCAATTTTTAGGCCGGTGATGCAAAACAGCCTGAAATATTTAAACATTAAACCTCAGGAAGATGTGAGCCTGAAAAAGCAATCCCTGCCAGATACACAAGATCTGACAGTGGAAGAAGCGAAGAAAACACTCGAACAAGCCGGGGTCTCACCGGTTGTTGTCGGGAATGGATCGATTGTAGTAAAACAGCTTCCCCAGGCAGGAAGTGACCTTCTTGAAGGGGAGAGAGTGATCATCAGAACAGACGGTGACATTACCTTGCCGGACATGAAAGGCTGGTCAGTGAGAGATGTGTTCAAGGTGGCGAACCTTGCTGGTCTGAAGATCAATATGGTTGGAAATGGCTATGCCGTCAGCCAGAATATCCAGCCTGGGGTGAAGGTGAAAAAAGATGAGCCTCTGGTCGTGAACTTTAAAACACCAGAAGAAGCGTCTGCTCCTAAAGAAGAGGAAGACGCGCCCCTCAACTAA
- a CDS encoding biotin/lipoyl-binding carrier protein: MKEITSTMAGTVLNVLVETNGEVSVGDTVLMLESMKMEIPVEAELAGKISEIKVNVGDFVNEGDVLLVIEG; the protein is encoded by the coding sequence ATGAAGGAAATCACATCAACCATGGCTGGAACAGTGTTAAACGTATTGGTAGAAACGAATGGCGAAGTATCTGTTGGAGATACCGTCTTAATGCTTGAATCTATGAAAATGGAGATTCCCGTTGAAGCTGAATTGGCCGGGAAAATTTCTGAAATAAAGGTGAACGTTGGGGATTTCGTCAATGAAGGCGACGTCTTGCTCGTAATCGAGGGATGA
- a CDS encoding DUF3397 domain-containing protein has protein sequence MASVFSTVVAIFVMVPFLGYFLSFIVAKEFLKNHRKAVHFAIDITTFLLIISVHFIVIAIWQTSYLWVIVLVICTIGVLFATMYWKVKGEIDYPKVLRGFWRMNFLFFFTAYITLMITGLILRVLDLY, from the coding sequence ATGGCTTCCGTGTTTTCAACTGTCGTCGCCATATTTGTGATGGTTCCATTTTTAGGGTATTTCCTTAGCTTTATCGTGGCCAAGGAATTCCTGAAGAATCATCGGAAAGCGGTTCATTTTGCTATCGATATCACTACATTTCTATTGATCATTTCTGTTCACTTTATTGTGATCGCCATTTGGCAGACATCTTATTTGTGGGTCATCGTGTTGGTGATATGTACCATCGGGGTGCTTTTTGCCACCATGTATTGGAAGGTGAAGGGGGAGATCGACTACCCGAAAGTGCTGAGGGGATTTTGGAGGATGAATTTCCTTTTCTTCTTTACCGCATACATCACGCTCATGATTACAGGCCTGATCCTCCGAGTGCTCGATTTATATTAA
- the rsmH gene encoding 16S rRNA (cytosine(1402)-N(4))-methyltransferase RsmH — translation MFKHTTVLLKETVDGLNIKEDGVYVDCTLGGAGHSEYLVKQLSPEGHLYCFDQDETAIGHAKDKLLPYQDRVTFVQSNFRNIKEELEQLGVHSVDGILYDLGVSSPQLDTPERGFSYHHDAPLDMRMDLQGDVSAYDVVNKWAYEDLVRIFYRYGEEKFSKQIARKIEAARELKAIETTGELVELIKEGIPAPARRKGGHPAKRVFQAIRIAVNDELGAFEDSLEQAIELLHKGGRVSVITFHSLEDRICKTMFKEKASGPDLPPGLPIIPEGYEAELKLVTRKPILPNEEELEENNRARSAKLRIAEKNI, via the coding sequence ATGTTTAAACATACAACTGTATTATTGAAAGAAACGGTGGACGGCCTGAATATCAAGGAAGATGGAGTATATGTGGATTGTACTTTAGGCGGCGCCGGACATAGTGAATACCTTGTCAAGCAATTATCCCCTGAGGGTCATCTGTATTGTTTCGATCAGGATGAAACGGCGATCGGGCATGCGAAGGACAAGCTTTTACCCTATCAGGACCGTGTGACGTTCGTCCAATCAAATTTCCGCAATATCAAGGAAGAACTTGAACAGCTTGGCGTACATAGTGTGGATGGGATCTTATACGACCTTGGTGTATCTTCTCCCCAACTGGATACTCCGGAACGGGGCTTCAGTTATCACCATGATGCACCACTCGATATGAGGATGGATCTGCAAGGTGACGTATCCGCTTATGATGTTGTGAATAAGTGGGCATATGAAGATTTGGTCCGGATTTTCTACCGCTATGGGGAAGAGAAATTTTCCAAACAAATCGCCAGAAAGATTGAAGCAGCCCGAGAGCTGAAAGCGATTGAAACCACTGGTGAATTAGTCGAATTGATCAAAGAGGGTATCCCTGCTCCGGCGAGACGAAAAGGCGGACACCCGGCAAAGCGTGTGTTCCAGGCAATCAGAATCGCTGTAAATGATGAGCTGGGAGCATTTGAAGACTCCCTTGAACAGGCAATCGAACTGCTTCATAAAGGCGGAAGGGTGAGTGTCATCACGTTCCACTCCCTGGAAGACAGAATCTGTAAAACGATGTTCAAGGAAAAAGCATCGGGACCGGATCTGCCTCCTGGATTACCAATCATTCCAGAAGGATACGAAGCAGAGCTAAAACTCGTTACCCGGAAACCGATCCTGCCCAACGAAGAAGAATTAGAAGAAAATAATCGGGCCAGGTCGGCTAAATTGAGAATCGCAGAAAAAAATATATAA
- the bshC gene encoding bacillithiol biosynthesis cysteine-adding enzyme BshC produces MELESLNIPAINQFASQYLKQVEPVTSFFHYNVNSPSVFSERMNDLQSRTFQRAELTECISSYMDTLPASEAVERSLDKLKHNAVTVVAGQQAGLLTGPLYTIHKIISVIQLAKQQEAALQHPVVPVFWIAGEDHDYQEVNHIYVEKDSKLEKIGYPERVLEKKMTSHINYTQAAMKKWLDEILVHLGETEYTHSLSENLYGMIEEEESIVRFFARIIMSLFKDFGLLVIDSSYPPLRKLESGRFEMLIENSRSITEAVLEQQEEIRGKGFRTQLDIGPTAANLFLQIQDERALLDRDEQTFFEKSSGRTYSTVDLLTILEETPEAFSNNVVTRPLMQEWLFPTLAFIAGPGEIAYWGELKKAFEFADLKMPPVVPRLNITIVEREVDKKIRDLELTLHGVITEGVSTARDAYWKSLENPRIQAELKEIQDILKGKYEAIRHEAVTIDKGLDAIIDKNLEFHMSQFDFLQKRIDRAKEEKHALTLAQFSKVENSIRPNGGPQERTWNILYFLNKYGPSFVRDLTLQEFAFDGTHKVVYI; encoded by the coding sequence ATGGAATTGGAAAGCTTAAATATTCCAGCAATAAATCAATTCGCCTCACAGTATTTAAAACAAGTGGAACCAGTCACTTCATTCTTTCATTATAATGTCAACAGTCCAAGCGTCTTCTCCGAGCGGATGAATGATTTACAATCCCGTACGTTCCAAAGAGCGGAACTTACAGAATGTATTTCGTCGTATATGGATACACTCCCTGCGTCGGAAGCCGTAGAACGATCGCTGGATAAATTAAAACATAATGCAGTGACCGTCGTGGCCGGTCAACAGGCAGGCTTATTGACCGGTCCCCTTTATACAATACATAAAATCATATCAGTCATTCAGCTGGCAAAACAGCAGGAGGCTGCATTGCAACACCCGGTCGTACCGGTGTTTTGGATTGCCGGGGAAGATCATGACTACCAGGAAGTAAATCATATCTATGTAGAGAAAGATTCAAAACTTGAAAAAATCGGATACCCTGAGAGGGTACTGGAAAAGAAAATGACTTCACATATCAACTATACACAAGCAGCGATGAAGAAGTGGCTGGATGAGATTTTGGTGCACCTTGGTGAAACAGAGTATACCCATTCCCTTTCCGAAAACCTGTACGGAATGATCGAGGAGGAAGAATCGATCGTTCGCTTCTTTGCCCGCATCATCATGAGCCTGTTCAAGGATTTTGGTCTCCTCGTCATCGATTCTTCCTATCCGCCGCTAAGGAAGCTTGAGTCTGGAAGATTCGAAATGCTTATAGAAAACAGCCGTTCAATCACGGAAGCGGTCCTTGAGCAGCAGGAAGAAATCCGTGGGAAAGGGTTCCGAACTCAATTGGACATCGGGCCCACAGCGGCAAATCTGTTTCTGCAAATCCAGGATGAACGTGCCCTTCTGGACCGGGATGAACAAACCTTTTTCGAGAAGAGCAGTGGACGTACCTATTCCACCGTTGACTTATTAACGATTCTCGAAGAGACACCAGAAGCGTTCAGCAATAATGTGGTGACGAGACCATTGATGCAGGAATGGCTGTTCCCTACACTCGCTTTCATTGCCGGTCCAGGTGAAATCGCCTATTGGGGTGAACTGAAAAAAGCCTTTGAATTCGCAGATTTGAAAATGCCGCCGGTTGTACCACGCTTGAATATCACCATCGTCGAAAGAGAAGTGGATAAAAAAATCCGTGACCTGGAGCTGACCCTTCATGGCGTCATCACAGAAGGGGTATCAACTGCCCGGGATGCTTACTGGAAATCACTTGAAAACCCGCGGATTCAGGCGGAGTTGAAAGAAATTCAAGATATCTTGAAGGGGAAATATGAAGCGATCAGACATGAAGCTGTAACAATCGATAAAGGTCTTGATGCCATCATTGATAAGAATCTTGAGTTTCATATGAGTCAATTCGATTTCCTGCAGAAAAGAATAGACAGAGCCAAGGAAGAGAAGCACGCCTTGACACTAGCTCAATTCAGCAAGGTTGAGAACAGCATCAGGCCGAATGGCGGTCCACAGGAAAGAACATGGAACATCCTTTATTTCTTGAATAAATACGGTCCCTCATTCGTCAGGGATCTCACCCTTCAGGAATTCGCCTTTGACGGAACACATAAAGTAGTGTACATCTGA
- a CDS encoding acetyl-CoA carboxylase biotin carboxylase subunit: MQKILIANRGEIALRIIKTCKQLNIQTVAVYSDADADMPFVKEADAAHRIGESQVNRSYLMIENILDVAKKESVDGIHPGYGLLSENADFARRVTEEGMIFVGPSSDIIEKMGDKVEARKAMEEASVPVVPGSDGGVGLIGEATRVAAEIGYPVMLKASGGGGGIGMIRCENEQALVQNFDSTKNRAKAYFGKEEVFLEKCIENARHVEVQIFGDQHGNVIHLFERNCSVQRRNQKVIEESPSPALSAETKEKMFAAAIKAGKAVNYTNAGTVEFIVDEEENFYFLEMNTRLQVEHPVTEAITGLDLVKWQVLVARGEALPLCRQEEILNDGHAIEFRVYAEDPKTFFPSPGQLTTLVWGEGESVRIDSGYEEGNKVTPFYDPMISKCIIKGKDREDALHKARLFFKGVSIEGVKTNVPLFKDILEAEGFREGSYTTKWLQDFLTVNRT, encoded by the coding sequence GTGCAAAAGATATTAATTGCAAACAGGGGAGAAATTGCTTTACGTATCATTAAAACATGTAAACAATTAAATATTCAAACAGTCGCTGTCTATTCAGATGCTGATGCTGATATGCCTTTCGTCAAAGAAGCTGATGCTGCACATCGTATCGGTGAATCTCAGGTGAACCGGTCTTATTTAATGATAGAGAACATTTTGGATGTGGCGAAGAAGGAAAGTGTGGATGGCATTCATCCAGGTTACGGGCTTCTGTCTGAGAATGCAGACTTTGCAAGAAGGGTGACAGAAGAAGGAATGATCTTTGTTGGTCCCTCTTCCGACATCATTGAAAAAATGGGTGATAAAGTAGAGGCAAGAAAAGCGATGGAAGAAGCTTCGGTCCCGGTGGTGCCCGGTAGTGACGGGGGCGTAGGTCTCATTGGGGAAGCAACACGTGTAGCAGCTGAAATCGGATACCCTGTCATGCTGAAAGCAAGTGGCGGCGGTGGAGGGATAGGCATGATCCGCTGTGAAAATGAGCAAGCGCTCGTTCAAAACTTTGATTCCACCAAAAATCGTGCGAAAGCCTATTTCGGCAAAGAAGAAGTATTCCTTGAAAAATGCATCGAGAATGCTAGACACGTCGAAGTTCAAATCTTCGGGGATCAACACGGGAATGTGATTCACCTTTTCGAACGTAACTGTTCGGTGCAGCGCCGCAATCAGAAAGTGATTGAAGAATCACCTTCTCCGGCATTGTCAGCCGAGACGAAAGAAAAGATGTTCGCGGCTGCCATCAAAGCGGGTAAGGCCGTCAATTATACGAATGCAGGGACAGTGGAATTCATTGTGGATGAAGAGGAAAATTTTTATTTCTTGGAAATGAATACCCGTCTGCAAGTGGAACACCCCGTAACGGAGGCAATCACTGGACTGGATCTGGTGAAATGGCAGGTGCTGGTTGCAAGAGGGGAAGCTCTGCCGTTATGCCGTCAGGAAGAAATATTAAATGACGGCCATGCAATCGAATTCCGGGTTTATGCGGAAGATCCAAAAACATTTTTCCCTTCACCCGGTCAGTTGACGACATTGGTATGGGGAGAAGGAGAATCTGTCAGGATCGACAGCGGGTATGAGGAAGGGAATAAAGTGACGCCGTTCTATGACCCGATGATATCGAAATGCATCATTAAAGGGAAGGATCGTGAGGATGCATTACATAAGGCCCGGCTTTTCTTTAAAGGGGTGTCCATTGAAGGAGTTAAAACGAATGTCCCTCTATTTAAGGATATATTGGAAGCTGAAGGCTTTAGGGAAGGATCCTACACGACCAAGTGGCTGCAGGATTTCTTAACGGTCAATCGCACGTAA
- a CDS encoding 2-dehydropantoate 2-reductase, producing the protein MKIGIIGGGSIGLLFAGYLGKVHDVTLLVRREKHMLSLMEKGVTILHGETSIKVKVKATTSIEEPQDMYIVTVKEYDLGSIEEFILKQHRSTPLMFVQNGIGHIDWMHSLPHANLIAATVEHGALKENDVTVRHLGRGKTNISLVRGKWGAMEELLNGSNAAFPFVIKSDYEEMLLSKLFINVLINPLTAVARVTNGKLADNPDLHQMQKDLFQELLLLFPHMDGVISFEDVMAICRNTYYNRSSMLKDIESKRKTEIESILGVLLKKAHEETHFVPIMNALYRLVKGIEREGLGG; encoded by the coding sequence ATGAAAATTGGAATCATTGGCGGTGGGTCAATCGGCCTGCTGTTTGCCGGTTATTTAGGAAAAGTGCATGACGTCACCCTTCTCGTGAGAAGGGAGAAGCACATGCTTTCCCTCATGGAGAAAGGTGTGACAATCCTTCACGGGGAAACGTCCATCAAAGTGAAAGTCAAAGCGACAACTTCGATAGAAGAACCTCAAGACATGTACATTGTGACCGTAAAAGAATACGACCTGGGATCGATTGAGGAATTTATTCTGAAGCAGCATCGATCAACACCCCTCATGTTTGTTCAAAATGGCATCGGTCATATTGATTGGATGCATTCCCTTCCCCACGCGAATCTGATCGCAGCAACGGTCGAGCACGGTGCACTGAAAGAAAATGACGTGACAGTCCGGCATCTCGGCAGGGGTAAAACGAATATCTCCTTAGTGAGAGGGAAGTGGGGAGCAATGGAAGAATTGCTGAACGGAAGCAATGCTGCCTTTCCGTTTGTCATCAAGTCAGATTATGAAGAAATGCTCCTATCCAAGTTATTTATCAATGTACTCATCAACCCGCTTACAGCCGTTGCACGCGTCACGAATGGTAAGCTTGCTGATAACCCCGACTTACATCAAATGCAGAAAGATTTATTTCAAGAGCTTCTCCTCTTATTTCCACATATGGACGGCGTGATCTCATTCGAGGATGTCATGGCGATTTGCCGGAATACATATTACAACAGATCTTCGATGCTGAAAGATATTGAATCGAAAAGAAAAACAGAAATAGAATCAATCCTGGGCGTTCTGTTGAAGAAAGCTCATGAAGAAACCCATTTTGTACCCATCATGAATGCACTGTACAGACTAGTAAAAGGAATAGAAAGAGAAGGACTGGGGGGATAA
- the ftsL gene encoding cell division protein FtsL codes for MSNLARNYEQQKVEKSYQSVQAKPQRLREERRSGITPGEKILVAVFAMIFCFLAVQIVSTQAAIYDVNKEVQHVESTIEKQEKANNDLKLQVSELSTYERILEKAKELGLNLKEKNVKVVEQ; via the coding sequence GTGAGTAACTTAGCCAGAAATTATGAGCAGCAAAAAGTGGAGAAATCCTATCAATCCGTTCAAGCCAAACCTCAACGCCTTAGGGAAGAAAGACGGTCAGGCATCACACCGGGGGAAAAAATCCTTGTGGCGGTATTTGCCATGATATTCTGTTTCTTAGCTGTACAAATCGTGTCCACACAGGCGGCAATTTATGATGTGAATAAAGAGGTCCAGCATGTGGAATCCACCATTGAAAAACAAGAAAAAGCGAACAACGACCTGAAATTGCAAGTGAGTGAACTGAGCACCTACGAACGCATCTTGGAAAAAGCCAAGGAGCTCGGTCTTAACTTGAAAGAGAAGAATGTTAAGGTTGTTGAACAATAA
- the mraZ gene encoding division/cell wall cluster transcriptional repressor MraZ: MFMGEYQHNIDNKGRLIVPAKFRDHLGESFVITRGLDHCLFGYPMEEWRALEEKLKALPLTKKDARAFTRFFFSGATESELDKTGRVNIPATLVNYAQLDKECIILGVSNRIEIWSKSLWEDYFTQSEDSFAELAENMVGFDI; this comes from the coding sequence ATGTTCATGGGCGAATATCAACATAACATTGATAATAAAGGCCGCTTAATCGTGCCTGCCAAGTTCCGTGATCACCTCGGCGAGTCGTTTGTCATCACGAGGGGACTTGATCACTGTTTATTTGGTTATCCCATGGAAGAATGGCGAGCACTCGAAGAAAAGCTCAAAGCCCTGCCACTGACAAAGAAAGATGCCCGTGCTTTTACCCGCTTTTTCTTCTCGGGAGCAACCGAGAGCGAACTGGATAAAACGGGAAGAGTGAATATTCCTGCTACACTTGTGAATTATGCACAATTAGATAAAGAATGCATTATTTTGGGCGTTTCCAATCGAATTGAGATTTGGAGTAAGTCATTATGGGAAGACTATTTCACACAGTCTGAAGATTCATTTGCTGAGCTTGCAGAGAATATGGTAGGGTTCGATATCTAA
- a CDS encoding acyl-CoA carboxylase subunit beta, protein MSASKTIIGTLEETREKIASGGQAKYHEKLKEQNKMFVRDRLQQLFDHGDYQEDGMFANNKAGDLPADGVVTAIGKVGGQTVCVTANDSTVKAGSWGARTVEKIIRIQETALNLKVPIFYLVDSAGARITDQLEMFPNRRGAGKIFHNQVKMSGMVPQICVLFGPSAAGGAYIPAFCDIVIMVDGNASMYLGSPRMAEKVIGEKVTLEEMGGARMHCSVSGCGDLLAASEEEAIEEAKRYLSYFPANYQHKPSVKEGLAPKHEKLLEDIIPEHQNAPFNMYDCIDTLIDEGSFFELKKLFAPELITGFARLDGKVVGIIANQPKVKGGVLFHDSADKGAKFIQLCDAFHIPLLFLADVPGFMIGTKVERAGIIRHGAKLIAAMSSATVPKISVIVRKAYGAGLYAMAGPAFDPDVCIALPTAQIAVMGPEAAVNAVYSNKIQAIEDPKERIQYVQQKQQEYKEHIDIYKLASELIVDEITAPNELRSVLIQRYKLYETKEVQFSERKHPVYPV, encoded by the coding sequence ATGTCTGCATCTAAAACGATCATCGGCACGCTGGAGGAAACAAGGGAAAAGATCGCATCCGGCGGTCAGGCGAAGTACCATGAAAAATTGAAAGAACAAAATAAAATGTTTGTTCGTGATCGCCTTCAACAACTGTTTGATCATGGTGATTATCAGGAAGATGGTATGTTCGCCAATAATAAAGCAGGTGATCTGCCTGCAGATGGTGTTGTCACAGCAATAGGAAAGGTGGGAGGTCAGACTGTATGTGTCACGGCCAATGACTCCACTGTGAAAGCGGGGTCCTGGGGGGCAAGGACGGTTGAAAAAATCATCCGTATTCAAGAAACAGCATTGAACCTCAAGGTTCCGATATTCTACCTGGTGGATTCGGCAGGAGCCCGTATCACTGACCAGCTTGAGATGTTCCCGAACAGACGGGGGGCAGGAAAGATTTTTCATAATCAGGTTAAGATGTCTGGGATGGTACCGCAGATCTGTGTCCTTTTCGGCCCTTCTGCTGCCGGTGGGGCATACATTCCTGCATTCTGTGACATTGTGATCATGGTGGATGGGAATGCATCCATGTATCTTGGTTCACCACGGATGGCCGAGAAAGTCATTGGGGAGAAAGTGACCCTTGAAGAAATGGGCGGTGCAAGGATGCACTGTTCTGTGAGTGGATGTGGAGATCTGCTTGCTGCTTCGGAAGAGGAAGCGATTGAAGAAGCAAAACGATATCTAAGTTATTTCCCGGCAAATTATCAGCACAAACCAAGTGTGAAAGAAGGCCTTGCGCCAAAGCATGAAAAGCTGCTCGAAGATATCATTCCCGAACATCAGAACGCACCTTTCAACATGTATGACTGCATTGACACATTGATTGATGAAGGGAGCTTCTTTGAATTGAAGAAGCTGTTCGCCCCGGAGTTGATTACAGGGTTTGCGAGACTCGACGGGAAAGTGGTAGGGATCATTGCCAATCAGCCAAAAGTCAAAGGTGGTGTCCTTTTTCATGACTCTGCTGACAAAGGTGCGAAGTTTATTCAGTTATGTGACGCGTTCCATATCCCACTGTTGTTCCTAGCTGACGTTCCGGGCTTTATGATCGGAACCAAGGTTGAAAGAGCGGGGATCATCCGTCATGGTGCAAAGCTGATTGCTGCGATGAGCTCGGCGACCGTACCGAAAATTTCCGTCATTGTCAGAAAGGCGTATGGAGCAGGTTTATATGCAATGGCAGGACCCGCATTCGATCCGGACGTCTGTATCGCACTCCCTACGGCGCAAATCGCCGTTATGGGACCTGAAGCAGCTGTCAACGCTGTTTACTCCAATAAGATTCAAGCCATTGAAGATCCGAAAGAAAGGATTCAATATGTGCAGCAAAAACAACAGGAATACAAAGAGCATATCGATATTTATAAATTGGCTTCCGAACTGATCGTAGATGAAATCACTGCTCCGAATGAATTGCGTTCTGTATTGATTCAGCGGTATAAACTCTATGAAACGAAGGAAGTACAGTTCAGTGAAAGAAAGCATCCTGTATATCCTGTATAG